In Xenopus tropicalis strain Nigerian chromosome 5, UCB_Xtro_10.0, whole genome shotgun sequence, one genomic interval encodes:
- the LOC116411003 gene encoding stress protein DDR48-like: MAINCKPEDNTYGKTEDNTYQKPEDNTYRKPEDNTYGTPEDNTYRKPEDNTYRKPEDNTYRKPEDNTYRKPEDNTYQKSEDNTYRKPEDNTYGTPEDNTYRKPEDNTYRKPEDNTYGKPEDNTYGTPEDNTYGKPEDNTYGKPEDNTYGKPEDNTYRKPEDNTYGTPEDNTYRKPEDNTYRKPEDNTYGTPEDNTYRKPEDNTYRKPEDNTYRKPEDNTYRKPEDNTYQKSEDNTYRKPEDNTYGTPEDNTYRKPEDNTYRKPEDNTYGKPEDNTYGTPEDNTYGKPEDNTYGKPEDNTYGKPEDNTYRKPEDNTYGTPEDNTYRKPEDNTYGKPEDNTYGKPENNIYGNPEDNTYRKSEGNIYGKQEDNTYQKPEDNTLHSLSLCVTL, translated from the exons atggccataaacT GTAAACCAGAAGACAATACCTACGGGAAAACAGAAGACAATACCTACCAGAAACCAGAAGACAATACCTACCGGAAACCAGAAGACAATACCTACGGGACACCAGAAGACAATACCTACAGGAAACCAGAAGACAATACCTACCGGAAACCAGAAGACAATACCTACCGGAAACCAGAAGACAATACCTACCGGAAACCAGAAGACAATACCTACCAGAAATCAGAAGACAATACCTACCGGAAACCAGAAGACAATACCTACGGGACACCAGAAGACAATACCTACAGGAAACCAGAAGACAATACCTACAGGAAACCAGAAGACAATACCTACGGGAAACCAGAAGACAATACCTACGGGACACCAGAAGACAATACCTACGGGAAACCAGAAGACAATACCTACGGGAAACCAGAAGACAATACCTACGGGAAACCAGAAGACAATACCTACAGGAAACCAGAAGACAATACCTACGGGACACCAGAAGACAATACCTACAGGAAACCAGAAGACAATACCTACAGGAAACCAGAAGACAATACCTACGGGACACCAGAAGACAATACCTACAGGAAACCAGAAGACAATACCTACCGGAAACCAGAAGACAATACCTACCGGAAACCAGAAGACAATACCTACCGGAAACCAGAAGACAATACCTACCAGAAATCAGAAGACAATACCTACCGGAAACCAGAAGACAATACCTACGGGACACCAGAAGACAATACCTACAGGAAACCAGAAGACAATACCTACAGGAAACCAGAAGACAATACCTACGGGAAACCAGAAGACAATACCTACGGGACACCAGAAGACAATACCTACGGGAAACCAGAAGACAATACCTACGGGAAACCAGAAGACAATACCTACGGGAAACCAGAAGACAATACCTACAGGAAACCAGAAGACAATACCTACGGGACACCAGAAGACAATACCTACAGGAAACCAGAAGACAATACCTACGGGAAACCAGAAGACAATACCTACGGGAAACCAGAAAACAATATCTACGGGAATCCAGAAGACAATACCTACAGGAAATCAGAAGGCAATATCTACGGGAAACAAGAAGACAATACCTACCAGAAACCAGAAGACAATACcttacactctctctctctttgtgtTACCCTATAA